A window from Micromonospora terminaliae encodes these proteins:
- a CDS encoding AAA family ATPase: MARVLVTGMSGAGKTTLLTELSRRGYDTIDTDSDGWTLPDGDWDEPRMAALLTDRPVVVVSGTVANQGHFYDRFDHVVLLSAPLGVLLDRVTARSTNPYGKTAEQRAEIARYVREVEPLLRRGATRELDGQRPVGELADIVEQLLDAAP; encoded by the coding sequence ATGGCACGAGTGCTGGTGACGGGCATGTCGGGGGCGGGTAAGACCACCCTGCTGACCGAGCTGTCCCGTCGCGGCTACGACACCATCGACACCGACAGTGACGGTTGGACGTTGCCGGACGGCGACTGGGACGAGCCACGGATGGCGGCTCTGCTCACGGACCGGCCCGTGGTCGTCGTGTCGGGGACGGTGGCGAACCAGGGTCACTTCTACGATCGTTTTGACCACGTGGTCCTGCTGAGTGCACCACTGGGCGTCCTGCTCGATCGGGTCACGGCGCGGTCGACCAATCCGTACGGGAAGACAGCCGAGCAGCGCGCCGAGATCGCGCGCTACGTGCGCGAGGTGGAGCCGTTGCTCCGGCGTGGCGCCACGCGGGAACTCGACGGCCAGCGCCCAGTCGGCGAGCTGGCCGACATCGTGGAGCAGTTGCTCGACGCGGCGCCCTGA
- the coaD gene encoding pantetheine-phosphate adenylyltransferase, with protein sequence MPGSLAVYPGTFDPFTPGHHDLVARARVLFDRVIVLLAVNADKRPTAEARTRAARVRDAMPVAWGNVEVDTWAGLTAAYCLRRGATVIVRGLRTAADLGHEYQLAAMNEQLGMQTVWLPARPQLAATSSTVARAYRSAQSARPSPAGTYDHV encoded by the coding sequence GTGCCGGGTTCGTTGGCGGTTTACCCCGGCACGTTCGATCCGTTCACCCCGGGGCACCACGACCTCGTGGCCCGCGCCCGGGTGCTCTTCGACCGGGTCATAGTGTTGCTCGCGGTGAACGCCGACAAGCGACCGACTGCCGAGGCCAGGACCAGGGCCGCGCGCGTGCGCGACGCCATGCCGGTGGCCTGGGGGAACGTCGAGGTGGACACCTGGGCCGGCCTGACCGCCGCCTACTGCCTGCGCCGCGGCGCCACGGTCATCGTCCGCGGCTTGCGTACGGCCGCAGACCTCGGCCACGAGTACCAGCTCGCCGCGATGAACGAGCAGCTCGGCATGCAGACCGTCTGGTTGCCGGCCCGTCCGCAGCTGGCCGCCACATCGTCCACGGTCGCACGGGCCTACCGCTCGGCACAGTCGGCCCGGCCTTCCCCGGCCGGAACATACGACCATGTTTGA